One Phocoena sinus isolate mPhoSin1 chromosome 13, mPhoSin1.pri, whole genome shotgun sequence DNA segment encodes these proteins:
- the UBXN2A gene encoding UBX domain-containing protein 2A isoform X2 produces the protein MKEVDNLESIKEEWVCETGSDHQPLSDNQQTNCEYFVDSLFEEAQKVGAKCSSPTEQKKQADVSIKLWKNGFTVNDDFRSYSDGASQQFLNSIKRGELPLELQGVFDKEEVDVKVEDKKNEVCMSTKPVFQPFSGQGHRLGSATPKIVSKVKTVEVENKNKLSTVPLNSLEPITNIQIWLANGERIVQKFNISHRSPEGSSSELLDQKS, from the exons atgaaagaagtaGATAATCTTGAAAGTATAAAGGAAGAATG ggttTGTGAAACAGGATCTGACCACCAACCTCTTAGTGATAATCAACAAACAAATTGTGAATATTTTGTTGACAGCCTTTTTGAGGAAGCTCAGAAGGTTGGTGCCAAATGTTCGTCTCCCACTGAACAAAAGAAACAG GCAGATGTAAGtataaaattatggaaaaatgGATTCACAGTCAATGATGATTTCAGAAGTTATTCTGATGGTGCAAGTCAGCAGTTTCTGAACTCCATCAAAAGAGG AGAATTACCTTTAGAATTACAGGGAGTTTTTGATAAAGAGGAGGTCGATGTTAAAGttgaagataagaaaaatgaagtatgTATGTCAACGAAGCCTGTGTTCCAGCCCTTCTCAGGACAGGGTCACAGACTGGGAAG TGCTACACCAAAAATTGTTTCTAAAGTGAAGACTGTTGAagttgagaataaaaataagttgtCTACTGTCCCACTAAACAGTCTGGAACCCATCACTAATATACAGATCTGGTTAGCCAATGGGGAAAGGATTGTCCAGAAATTTAACATTTCTCATAG